A stretch of the Neodiprion lecontei isolate iyNeoLeco1 chromosome 4, iyNeoLeco1.1, whole genome shotgun sequence genome encodes the following:
- the LOC107222942 gene encoding uncharacterized protein LOC107222942 isoform X1, with amino-acid sequence MASDEAAYKPDKELIQKVLREYENDANLEVKSVVTSPGCEKGVNYMSVIKRLVVTGTTGAGFDYNKSFISKHLAANEIHQEVFQSQNFFVNEARMYQTVPMLLGKDQEILPDCLFTNVNQIILEDLKPLGFFLEDRVKGLDFDHTKIVLEGLADLHAASFILEHNDAENFNRMKTNFVEAYFPDTDPPGVGKNMNDFPNFIVLCLKVAATSEDDYSKEIAFMEEHQGKIYDLMKELVKPREYSVVCHGDLWINNILFKHEEVKGKTVVSGMRFLDFQVVRFGPLVTDLQGFLHSSVQHEVLVEYYDTFLEIYYMKLRSKLSELRTNAYEKITLDWLKCEMQRSQIYGMMVSLWLAPALLANLEDIPDKSAIAMHTAETTAAVDYWKQRLSPRLLQRIVDKCKYFVK; translated from the exons ATGGCATCAGACGAAGCTGCTTACAAGCCAG ACAAAGAATTAATTCAGAAGGTGTTGCGCGAATATGAAAATGATGCAAATCTCGAAGTCAAGTCTGTGGTCACAAGTCCTGGCTGCGAGAAAGGAGTCAACTACATGTCAGTCATAAAACGTCTTGTTGTCACAGGGACAACCGGAGCTGGATTCG ATTACaacaaaagtttcatttcCAAACATCTGGCTGCGAATGAAATTCATCAGGAGGTCTTTCAAAGTCAGAACTTTTTCGTCAACGAAGCTAGAATGTACCAGACAGTGCCAATGCTTCTCGGCAAGGATCAGGAAATACTTCCCGATTGCTTGTTCACTAATGTTAACCAGATTATCCTGGAAGACTTAAAACCACTAGGATTCTTTCTCGAGGACAGAGTTAAGGGCTTAGACTTCGACCATACGAAAATCGTACTCGAG ggaTTAGCCGATCTTCATGCAGCATCGTTTATCCTAGAACACAATGACGCGGAAAATTTTAACCGTATGAAAACCAACTTCGTAGAAGCCTATTTTCCTGACACGGATCCTCCAGGTGTAGGGAAGAATATGAACGACTTCCCCAACTTTATCGTCTTGTGCTTGAAAGTTGCCGCGACCTCAGAAGATGACTATTCGAAAGAGATCGCCTTTATGGAAGAGCACcaaggaaaaatttatgatttaATGAAG GAACTGGTGAAACCTAGAGAATATTCGGTGGTGTGCCATGGTGATTTGTGGATCAACAACATACTTTTCAAGCACGAGGAAGTTAAGGGGAAAACGGTAGTCAGCGGTATGCGATTCTTAGATTTCCAAGTTGTCAGATTCGGGCCCTTGGTCACAGATCTTCAGGGCTTCCTACACAGCAGTGTTCAACACGAAGTTCTAGTAGAATATTACGATACTTttcttgaaatatattatatgaaaCTGCGGTCGAAGCTGTCAGAGTTACGTACAAATGCGTATGAAAAAATCACCTTAGATTGGTTGAAATGCGAAATGCAGAGATCGCAAATCTACGGTATGATGGTAAGTCTTTGGCTCGCACCTGCGCTCTTAGCGAATCTCGAAGATATTCCCGATAAGTCAGCAATTGCGATGCACACGGCTGAGACCACAGCGGCTGTAGACTACTGGAAGCAAAGATTGTCTCCACGGCTACTGCAACGAATAGTGGATAAGTGCAAATATTTTGTCAAGTAG
- the LOC107225532 gene encoding major facilitator superfamily domain-containing protein 8 isoform X1, with the protein MDWYRKLRRRRRAAPDDDLETATERWERWKSINVIYFTMFLMSLGFSIILTGVWPYLDQLDPTAGKEFMGYVVAANPLGQMLFSPLVGWWGNKRGSVRLPLLITLAVFTLASAAYSALEIIPVYKKIAMLIARFFVGVSSANIAVARSYLSAATKLSERTHAVSMVSLAQVLGFVVGPGLQAAVTPLGDKGFYLFGLPFNMYTMAGWINVLMGVFNFVLFLPWNFKEHRIATREAMQTQGKTSEEETWKAMKPDYIASWTLICAFFVLVFNFVLLETLGTSLTMDQFAWSKTDALYYMGLLMSVGAVVACITFVLIGPLCKRFSERKIMLWGGFFLMIVGRILCIPWGPNPPVIAEYGPFGNETKDANGTDILGCPSTQEWCRYTPQMTVTQFLLGYGLTTIGYPLGVTLIQTIFSKILGPRPQGVWMGLMTGAGCASRVMGPVFVGLIYTRYGTYQTFGVTGMTLVVAMISIQIVNKRLIPPDAADATLRGVGEIVDGKKEFELPLVYQPLNTDRKEGEAQGLNGTS; encoded by the exons ATGGATTGGTACAGGAAATTGCGTCGAAGACG TCGAGCAGCGCCCGATGATGATCTTGAGACCGCAACTGAGCGATGGGAACGTTGGAAAAGTATAAATGTCATTTACTTCACAATGTTCTTAATGTCGCTTGGCTTCAGCATCATTCTCACAGGAGTTTGGCCCTATTTAGACCAG CTGGATCCTACGGCTGGAAAAGAGTTCATGGGGTACGTCGTGGCTGCAAATCCCTTGGGACAGATGTTATTCTCTCCCTTGGTCGGTTGGTGGGGCAACAAACGCGGGTCCGTCAGATTGCCACTCTTGATTACTCTGGCTGTTTTTACTCTGGCTTCCGCAGCCTACAGCGCACTTGAAATCATACCCGTCTACAAGAAGATCGCGATGCTCATCGCCAGGTTCTTTGTTGGCGTCAGTTCCg CAAACATTGCAGTGGCGCGGTCTTACCTTTCAGCAGCTACGAAATTATCTGAGAGAACTCATGCCGTTTCTATGGTGTCTCTCGCTCAA GTGCTGGGATTTGTCGTTGGTCCCGGCCTGCAGGCTGCGGTAACACCATTAGGCGACAAAGGATTTTACCTTTTTGGTCTTCCTTTCAATATGTACACAATGGCCGGTTGGATCAACGTTCTGATGGGCGTCTTCAACTTCGTCCTCTTTCTTCCGTGGAATTTTAAGGAGCACCGAATCGCAACTCGGGAAGCTATGCAGACTCAGGGGAAAACATCAG AGGAAGAAACTTGGAAGGCGATGAAGCCAGATTACATTGCCTCTTGGACTTTGATTTGCGCGTTCTTTGTATTGGTCTTCAATTTTGTCCTCCTTGAAAC ACTTGGAACTTCGCTGACGATGGATCAATTCGCTTGGTCAAAGACTGATGCCTTGTACTACATGGGTCTTTTAATGAGCGTCGGTGCCGTAGTAGCCTGCATCACTTTCGTCTTAATTGGTCCGCTGTGTAAAAG ATTTTCCGAGAGGAAGATCATGCTCTGGGGTGGTTTCTTTTTAATGATCGTCGGAAGAATACTGTGCATTCCATGGGGTCCGAATCCTCCGGTGATCGCCGAGTACGGTC CTTTCGGCAACGAGACAAAAGATGCCAACGGAACAGACATCCTCGGCTGTCCAAGCACCCAGGAATGGTGTCGGTACACGCCTCAAATGACCGTGACACAGTTTCTCCTCGGCTACGGATTGACGACCATCGGATATCCATTGGGAGTGACACTGATCCAGACGATATTTAGTAAAATACTTGGTCCCCGTCCTCAGGGAGTCTGGATGGGCCTCATGACAGGAGCCGGGTGTGCATCTCGTGTGATGGGTCCAGTGTTCGTGGGACTTATTTACACGCGGTATGGGACTTACCAAACTTTCGGGGTTACCGGTATGACGCTGGTGGTAGCTatgatttcaattcaaattgtGAACAAGCGCTTAATACCACCCGATGCTGCCGATGCAACTTTAAGAGGCGTTGGTGAAATCGTCGATGGCAAAAAAGAGTTCGAGCTTCCCCTCGTCTATCAGCCCTTGAATACAGATCGAAAAGAAGGGGAGGCACAAGGTCTGAATGGAACGTCGTGA
- the LOC107225532 gene encoding major facilitator superfamily domain-containing protein 8 isoform X2, whose translation MMILRPQLSDGNVGKLDPTAGKEFMGYVVAANPLGQMLFSPLVGWWGNKRGSVRLPLLITLAVFTLASAAYSALEIIPVYKKIAMLIARFFVGVSSANIAVARSYLSAATKLSERTHAVSMVSLAQVLGFVVGPGLQAAVTPLGDKGFYLFGLPFNMYTMAGWINVLMGVFNFVLFLPWNFKEHRIATREAMQTQGKTSEEETWKAMKPDYIASWTLICAFFVLVFNFVLLETLGTSLTMDQFAWSKTDALYYMGLLMSVGAVVACITFVLIGPLCKRFSERKIMLWGGFFLMIVGRILCIPWGPNPPVIAEYGPFGNETKDANGTDILGCPSTQEWCRYTPQMTVTQFLLGYGLTTIGYPLGVTLIQTIFSKILGPRPQGVWMGLMTGAGCASRVMGPVFVGLIYTRYGTYQTFGVTGMTLVVAMISIQIVNKRLIPPDAADATLRGVGEIVDGKKEFELPLVYQPLNTDRKEGEAQGLNGTS comes from the exons ATGATGATCTTGAGACCGCAACTGAGCGATGGGAACGTTGGAAAA CTGGATCCTACGGCTGGAAAAGAGTTCATGGGGTACGTCGTGGCTGCAAATCCCTTGGGACAGATGTTATTCTCTCCCTTGGTCGGTTGGTGGGGCAACAAACGCGGGTCCGTCAGATTGCCACTCTTGATTACTCTGGCTGTTTTTACTCTGGCTTCCGCAGCCTACAGCGCACTTGAAATCATACCCGTCTACAAGAAGATCGCGATGCTCATCGCCAGGTTCTTTGTTGGCGTCAGTTCCg CAAACATTGCAGTGGCGCGGTCTTACCTTTCAGCAGCTACGAAATTATCTGAGAGAACTCATGCCGTTTCTATGGTGTCTCTCGCTCAA GTGCTGGGATTTGTCGTTGGTCCCGGCCTGCAGGCTGCGGTAACACCATTAGGCGACAAAGGATTTTACCTTTTTGGTCTTCCTTTCAATATGTACACAATGGCCGGTTGGATCAACGTTCTGATGGGCGTCTTCAACTTCGTCCTCTTTCTTCCGTGGAATTTTAAGGAGCACCGAATCGCAACTCGGGAAGCTATGCAGACTCAGGGGAAAACATCAG AGGAAGAAACTTGGAAGGCGATGAAGCCAGATTACATTGCCTCTTGGACTTTGATTTGCGCGTTCTTTGTATTGGTCTTCAATTTTGTCCTCCTTGAAAC ACTTGGAACTTCGCTGACGATGGATCAATTCGCTTGGTCAAAGACTGATGCCTTGTACTACATGGGTCTTTTAATGAGCGTCGGTGCCGTAGTAGCCTGCATCACTTTCGTCTTAATTGGTCCGCTGTGTAAAAG ATTTTCCGAGAGGAAGATCATGCTCTGGGGTGGTTTCTTTTTAATGATCGTCGGAAGAATACTGTGCATTCCATGGGGTCCGAATCCTCCGGTGATCGCCGAGTACGGTC CTTTCGGCAACGAGACAAAAGATGCCAACGGAACAGACATCCTCGGCTGTCCAAGCACCCAGGAATGGTGTCGGTACACGCCTCAAATGACCGTGACACAGTTTCTCCTCGGCTACGGATTGACGACCATCGGATATCCATTGGGAGTGACACTGATCCAGACGATATTTAGTAAAATACTTGGTCCCCGTCCTCAGGGAGTCTGGATGGGCCTCATGACAGGAGCCGGGTGTGCATCTCGTGTGATGGGTCCAGTGTTCGTGGGACTTATTTACACGCGGTATGGGACTTACCAAACTTTCGGGGTTACCGGTATGACGCTGGTGGTAGCTatgatttcaattcaaattgtGAACAAGCGCTTAATACCACCCGATGCTGCCGATGCAACTTTAAGAGGCGTTGGTGAAATCGTCGATGGCAAAAAAGAGTTCGAGCTTCCCCTCGTCTATCAGCCCTTGAATACAGATCGAAAAGAAGGGGAGGCACAAGGTCTGAATGGAACGTCGTGA
- the LOC107222942 gene encoding uncharacterized protein LOC107222942 isoform X2 — protein MHFDKELIQKVLREYENDANLEVKSVVTSPGCEKGVNYMSVIKRLVVTGTTGAGFDYNKSFISKHLAANEIHQEVFQSQNFFVNEARMYQTVPMLLGKDQEILPDCLFTNVNQIILEDLKPLGFFLEDRVKGLDFDHTKIVLEGLADLHAASFILEHNDAENFNRMKTNFVEAYFPDTDPPGVGKNMNDFPNFIVLCLKVAATSEDDYSKEIAFMEEHQGKIYDLMKELVKPREYSVVCHGDLWINNILFKHEEVKGKTVVSGMRFLDFQVVRFGPLVTDLQGFLHSSVQHEVLVEYYDTFLEIYYMKLRSKLSELRTNAYEKITLDWLKCEMQRSQIYGMMVSLWLAPALLANLEDIPDKSAIAMHTAETTAAVDYWKQRLSPRLLQRIVDKCKYFVK, from the exons ATGCATTTTG ACAAAGAATTAATTCAGAAGGTGTTGCGCGAATATGAAAATGATGCAAATCTCGAAGTCAAGTCTGTGGTCACAAGTCCTGGCTGCGAGAAAGGAGTCAACTACATGTCAGTCATAAAACGTCTTGTTGTCACAGGGACAACCGGAGCTGGATTCG ATTACaacaaaagtttcatttcCAAACATCTGGCTGCGAATGAAATTCATCAGGAGGTCTTTCAAAGTCAGAACTTTTTCGTCAACGAAGCTAGAATGTACCAGACAGTGCCAATGCTTCTCGGCAAGGATCAGGAAATACTTCCCGATTGCTTGTTCACTAATGTTAACCAGATTATCCTGGAAGACTTAAAACCACTAGGATTCTTTCTCGAGGACAGAGTTAAGGGCTTAGACTTCGACCATACGAAAATCGTACTCGAG ggaTTAGCCGATCTTCATGCAGCATCGTTTATCCTAGAACACAATGACGCGGAAAATTTTAACCGTATGAAAACCAACTTCGTAGAAGCCTATTTTCCTGACACGGATCCTCCAGGTGTAGGGAAGAATATGAACGACTTCCCCAACTTTATCGTCTTGTGCTTGAAAGTTGCCGCGACCTCAGAAGATGACTATTCGAAAGAGATCGCCTTTATGGAAGAGCACcaaggaaaaatttatgatttaATGAAG GAACTGGTGAAACCTAGAGAATATTCGGTGGTGTGCCATGGTGATTTGTGGATCAACAACATACTTTTCAAGCACGAGGAAGTTAAGGGGAAAACGGTAGTCAGCGGTATGCGATTCTTAGATTTCCAAGTTGTCAGATTCGGGCCCTTGGTCACAGATCTTCAGGGCTTCCTACACAGCAGTGTTCAACACGAAGTTCTAGTAGAATATTACGATACTTttcttgaaatatattatatgaaaCTGCGGTCGAAGCTGTCAGAGTTACGTACAAATGCGTATGAAAAAATCACCTTAGATTGGTTGAAATGCGAAATGCAGAGATCGCAAATCTACGGTATGATGGTAAGTCTTTGGCTCGCACCTGCGCTCTTAGCGAATCTCGAAGATATTCCCGATAAGTCAGCAATTGCGATGCACACGGCTGAGACCACAGCGGCTGTAGACTACTGGAAGCAAAGATTGTCTCCACGGCTACTGCAACGAATAGTGGATAAGTGCAAATATTTTGTCAAGTAG
- the LOC107225523 gene encoding splicing factor 3A subunit 3: METILEQQRRYHEERERLMDAMVKEMLHKKPGHRETINSEHRLKMLLDQHMDSTAHLQDLYEDNDGQRKDEVQALSGPNEFSEFYSRLKSIKEFYRRHPNEISVPMSVEFEELAKMRENPTEELANLVEFTDEEGYGKYLDLHECYEKYINLKGIEKVDYITYLSTFDHLFDIPRERKNAEYRRYVEALLEYLTEYLTRVRPLLDLNAEIETANREFVVHWENSSFPGWPKETGSALTNVGAHLELSAFSSWEELASLGLDRLKSALLALGLKCGGTLEERAQRLFSTKGQASLDPSLLTKNKPGKPGKGRDVEKQKEIAMLEAQVYRLAELVSSQRVATKENVQRKQARTEGERGDSDADASASESEEEDDNEVPYNPKNLPLGWDGKPIPYWLYKLHGLNISYNCEICGNFTYKGPKAFQRHFAEWRHAHGMRCLGIPNTAHFANVTQIEDALALWEKLKAQKQSERWQPEQEEEFEDSLGNVVNRKTYEDLKRQGLL; this comes from the coding sequence atgGAAACAATTTTAGAGCAACAGCGTCGCTATCATGAAGAACGGGAGCGTCTCATGGACGCAATGGTCAAAGAAATGTTGCACAAGAAGCCGGGACATAGAGAAACGATAAATTCAGAACATCGGCTGAAAATGCTATTAGACCAACACATGGACAGCACAGCGCATTTGCAGGATCTCTACGAGGATAACGATGGCCAACGAAAGGACGAGGTCCAGGCTTTGTCGGGACCGAACGAGTTCTCCGAATTTTATTCGCGACTCAAGTCCATCAAGGAATTCTATCGGCGGCATCCGAACGAGATAAGCGTCCCGATGTCGGTAGAGTTCGAGGAGTTGGCTAAAATGCGAGAAAATCCAACAGAGGAACTCGCAAATCTCGTCGAATTTACCGACGAAGAGGGCTACGGGAAATACCTCGATCTTCACGAGTGCTACGAAAAGTATATAAACCTGAAAGGTATTGAAAAGGTCGATTACATAACCTATCTGTCGACTTTCGATCATTTATTTGACATTCCAAGAGAGCGTAAGAACGCAGAATATCGCAGATACGTCGAGGCGCTCCTGGAGTACTTGACCGAATATCTGACTAGGGTTCGTCCGCTCCTTGATCTCAATGCTGAAATCGAAACAGCCAATAGAGAATTCGTGGTACACTGGGAAAACAGCAGCTTTCCAGGGTGGCCAAAGGAGACCGGAAGTGCTCTAACTAACGTTGGGGCGCACTTAGAGCTCTCCGCCTTTTCCTCTTGGGAAGAACTCGCCTCGCTAGGTCTGGACAGATTAAAATCAGCCTTACTGGCGCTGGGTCTTAAGTGCGGTGGAACTTTGGAAGAGAGAGCGCAGAGGTTGTTTAGCACTAAGGGACAAGCCTCTCTAGATCCGAGTCTGCTGACCAAAAACAAACCGGGAAAACCAGGCAAAGGAAGAGACGTGGAAAAGCAGAAGGAGATCGCAATGCTCGAGGCTCAGGTGTATAGGCTTGCCGAGCTGGTATCTAGTCAGCGTGTCGCCACtaaagaaaatgttcaaaGAAAACAGGCGAGAACGGAGGGTGAGAGAGGTGATTCTGATGCAGATGCTAGTGCCAGCGAGtcggaagaagaagatgacAACGAAGTTCCGTATAATCCGAAAAATCTACCCCTCGGTTGGGATGGCAAGCCTATACCATACTGGTTGTACAAACTTCACGGTCTCAACATCAGCTACAATTGCGAAATTTGCGGAAACTTTACGTACAAGGGACCCAAAGCCTTCCAAAGGCATTTTGCAGAGTGGAGACACGCTCACGGTATGAGATGTTTGGGGATACCAAATACAGCGCATTTTGCCAACGTCACACAGATCGAGGACGCTCTAGCTCTGTGGGAAAAGCTCAAAGCACAAAAACAGTCGGAACGTTGGCAGCCGGAACAAGAAGAGGAGTTTGAAGACTCTCTAGGAAATGTTGTGAATCGGAAAACTTACGAGGATTTGAAACGCCAGGGTCTACTTTGA